The Kineothrix sp. IPX-CK genomic interval AGCGCGTCATATTTACGGAATACCTTCCGGAACAAGGGTATTGTCTTCCGGATGACCAGATACAAGCCTATCCCCAATACCGGTATTACGAACAGGAAGATAAATGCCATCTTCCCTCCCATGACAAAGGCCATGGTAAAAGAAAATACCAGCATCAGAGGACAGCGTATCGCCGTTCTGATAATCATCATGTAAGCATTTTGCACGTTGGATACGTCCGTCGTCATTCTCGTTACCAAAGAGGAAGTGGAAAACTTATCGATATTTTCAAAGGAATAGGTCTGGATCCTATAAAACAAATCCTTTCTTAAATTGCGTGCGAAACCGCTGGAGGCGGTGGCACAGGACATTCCTGCAAGGGTCCCGAAGGTCAGGGACAAGGCTGCCATAAGCACTAAAATAAGGCCATATCCGGCAATTACCCCGAATTCGCTTCCCGCTTTGATCTGATTCACCAGCATCGCTATAATAAACGGTATGATACACTCCATTATTACTTCGAACGAAACATATACGGGCGCTTTAATTGAAGGCGTTGTATATTCCCGTATGCTTTTCGCAAGGACTTTATAAATTGGCATCACTAACACTCCTTTTTTCGTTACATTTTAACATTTTTCAATATTATGGATCACTTCCAGGCGCAAAGCCTGCCGGAAAGAAAATCCACCGCCGCAAACAGCAAAAATCCCACAATCGAAATCACGATGATACCGCTGTACATGCCGATATAATCGATACGCGACCATGCGTCCACGATATAATAACCCATTCCATGTCTCGTTCCATACCCCTCCACGAAAAAAAGAACGGAAACTGCCGTTCCTAAAGAAACCCGCAGGCTGGTCAAAAGCTCGGGCATGATCGCCGGAAGCGTCACATGCCGGACGATCTGCCCCTTAGTAGCTCCGGCGCTCACTGTAACCAGATACAGAGATGGATCGATGTTCTGTACGCTGTCCCGAACCGCAACAATTACTTGGAATACAATAATCAGAAAGATAATGGCCACTTTGGAACCATCCCGCATTCCCCATAGAAGCATAGCGATTGGCAGCAAAGCGGTCTTGGGTATCGGATAGCTGAAATAGACAAGAGGATACAATATTCTATTGGCTCTATATGAATACGCCATAACAATCCCCACCGGAATCCCTATCAAAAGGGATAAAAGCAAGCCCTGCCCGATTCGGTTCAGGCTATATAAAATATGTATGAGAATATCGTCTTCAAACACCTTGCCGAAATTCATATATACCGTTAGCGGATTAGGAATCACGGTAGTTTGCACCGTCAGATAACCGATATACCAGATGACATTGATCAGCAGAAAGCCTTCTAAAAAAAGACAGATTTGGTTCAGCAGTTTCTTCATGGTGCCTCTCCTTCATTAACGGTTTTAAGTAGGTCCCGCAGCATCCCCCTTATCTGAAGGAAGTCCTCACCCTGCGTCTTTCTCTGTCCAAAATATGGGTTATCCATCTGCTTGAGCAGCCTTCCCTCTTCCCTGTCCAGCACCGCA includes:
- a CDS encoding ABC transporter permease; translated protein: MKKLLNQICLFLEGFLLINVIWYIGYLTVQTTVIPNPLTVYMNFGKVFEDDILIHILYSLNRIGQGLLLSLLIGIPVGIVMAYSYRANRILYPLVYFSYPIPKTALLPIAMLLWGMRDGSKVAIIFLIIVFQVIVAVRDSVQNIDPSLYLVTVSAGATKGQIVRHVTLPAIMPELLTSLRVSLGTAVSVLFFVEGYGTRHGMGYYIVDAWSRIDYIGMYSGIIVISIVGFLLFAAVDFLSGRLCAWK